The nucleotide sequence TTCCCCCCGATGCCATAAGTAAACTCGCCTATCTTGTCGCCCCAGTGCACTTGTACTTCATAACCTTTATTGGTTACTTTACCTATATTGCTCGCAGGAAGGTCAGAACCTACAATACCAGGCACTGTACCTCTGTTCCACAAGATGTTATCGCGTTTTTCTTGGAATACATCGGCATTGATGGTAAGCCTATCTTTAAACATATTCAAGTCGATACCTGCATTGCTTTTTTTGGCGCGTTCCCAAGTAACATTGGGGTTCCCAACACGCGTTTCCCAAGCACCAGTATAGAAAGGGTCTTTGGTAGTACCATCACTACTGCCGAAATAGTAACCTCCTGCACCATAACCATCGTTGCGGTAGCCTTCATAGCCGTAGCCCCAAGTACTTGGCAAGTATAAAAAACGGCGACCACCTACTTGGTCATTCCCTACTTCGCCATAAGAACCTCTCAGTTTTAGATAGGTGAGAATATTGTTTTTAGGGAAGAACTTTTCGTTAGTAACTACCCAACCCAATGAGAAGGCAGGGAAGAACCCGAAGCGTTTGCCAGGAGCGAAGTTTTCGGTACCATTATACCCCATATTGCCTTCAATAAGATAACGGCGGTCGTAATCGTAAGTAACCCTACCGGCGAGCCCCATAATACCAGCAGGTACGTTGAACTCAAAACCAGGGTCATACGTTTTTTGTCCGTTAGCCAAAAGTAAGGCAGTGATATTGTGTTTTCCGAAAGAGCGGTCGTAGTTAGTAGCTACTTCAAAATAAAGGCGACGCCACTTGCTTGACTTAAAGCGGTCGGTAAGGGTAGTGTGTTTGAGTCTGCCGCCAAAGAAGAGTAGTTCAGCAGGGTTTTTAGGGTTGCGAGTTACGCTATACGAAGGGATAGAGCGTTCTCTTTTCACACCTTTTCTATACAAATCGTTGTAAGAAAAAGTACCTGAAATAGAAAGCCCCTGAGTGATATAATCGAGTTTGTGTTTCAGTTTTAAGTTTAGGTTCAAGTCGGTTTGATAGGTAGTAAGGTAAGGTCGCCAGAGCAAACTGGACAATACGGAATAACCTGTACCTCCTTTGCCTACTAAAGGATTTACACCATCTACATATCCATCGATTAAACGTCCATCTACAATACCAGGACCTGCAAAAGGCGTATTAGCCAAGATATGCACTAACATCGACTTTTTGCGGGCTGTTTCGCTGTTTACATCGCCGTCTTGCTCACTACCTAAAATACCTCCTACCTTTGAAGATACAGCAGCAAGGTCGAGCGTGAGGTTGGTACGATCGGTAAGTTCAAAATCGAAGTTAGAGCGGAAGTTGTAACGCTGATATTTAGAGTTTACATCGGCGTTGTGGTAGTTAGTTTCTTTGAAAGTACCTCCTTGATAGAAATATCCCAAAGAAGTAAAGTAACGCGTTTTCTCACTTCCCCCTGATACGTTTAGGTTGAATTGCGTTTGAGGAGATACCCCGCCAAAAGCTTCTTTGAAATAGTTATGACTTGTGTAATACAGCGCAGGGCTATTTAGCAGGGCTTGTTTTTGTTCAGGAGTGAGGTTCATCGCTTCCACCTCTTGAGGCGTATAGTCGCGATTGTTCTTGAACTTCCACAACTCGTTGTGAAAACCACTTTCACTGAACAGCTTATCGAAGTTACTTGGGTCGTTGTCATTGCGAATAGCTTCGTTGCGGAAACGCGCATAATCATAAGAACTGAGCAGGTCTAACTGAGTAGCCAGCTGACTCATACCAAAGTTATAAGTAAGACTCACCTTAGGAGCGCCAGAGCGACCTCTTTTGGTAGTTACTACCACCACCCCATTAGCTCCTTTCACACCATAGACAGCTGTTGCCGAAGCGTCTTTCAGTAAGTTAATACTTTCAATTTCGTAAGGGTCCATCGCATTTACGGCATTCATAGAGCTTTGGATACCATCTACCACTACCAAAGGTTCTTGGCTACTTGCATTGAAGGTACTCACCCCGCGAATACGAATGGTAGTAGCGTTCCTACCAGGCTCACCACTGGACTGAGTGGAAGTAATCCCTGGCATACGCCCAACCAGCGCATTGGAGACGTTGGCAACTGCATTTTCTACGAGTTTATTTCCTTTGACAGAAGAAATAGCACCTGTTACGGTTTCCTTCTTTTGGGTACCATACCCCACCACCACCACTTCTTTTAGTTCGGTGGTTTCGGGCAATAGCTTTACGGTGATGCTGTTGCGGTTTTGCACCTGTACTTTGGTACTCTTATATCCCATAAAGGATATCTCTAAGGTAGCATTTCCGTTCTTCAAGCTGAGTTGGAAGTTACCGTCGAAATCGGAGGTTACGCCGTTTTTAGTACCTACTTCCAATACGGTAGCACCCATCAGAGGCATATTGTCTTCATCAACTACTTTCCCTTTTACTGTTTGGGCAAACAGGGATTGTGCTCCTACGCATAGCCCGAACAGCCAAGCGAGCATCAGTAGTTTGGTTTTGTATGAATGTAATCTATCCATAATTTTGGAATTTTAGTTATATGGAAAATGTCTTATTTCGATGGGGCAAAGGTAGGGTGTTATAGTTAAAGGGTTGTTATCATTTCTTTTCGTTTATTTATCAAATTCTATCTACTGTAAGAAATATTAAAGTAAAGGAAATGTTTAGGTATTTGTTATATTGTGTTTATCAAAGGTTTATAACAAAATACTTTTTTCTTTGACAAGTGCAATATTACATATTTTAAAATAAATGAACAAATAGAGGTTTTAGAATAAATTTAGCAAGAAAGGGAAAGAGTTATTTAGGAAATAGTTCGAACGCACGAAATTGTCTTTTAATGAAAGTAGACCTGACGGTGTAAAAAAGGTAAAAGGTAAAGCCAGAGAGGGGGCACAGCTGGGTATGTGAGTAAAAAGTAGTGACGGTTATTAGGTTGAAAGACAAGGTTTTTTAGGAGGTAGAGCGAAGGTAAGATAAAGGTAAGACGAACGATGAGTGGGTCTACAGTGGCTCTACAGTGGCTCTACAGTGGGTCTACAATGGAGACTAACCGAAGATTAATCGAATACCGAATGCACATTGATTGAATTTAGAATGTTACTAATACCAATCGGGGGAGGGAAATAAGCAAATTAGAAGCGAGCCGCACGGGCAGTCGTAGCACGACGGGCGGGAATGGAGTTCTCGGATGATTCGGACGTGCCGGACGAAGGTCAGATGAGATAAATGACTTTATTGAAAAGAGTTGAGGGGGTTCGGAAGGGTATGTTGAGGTAAAAGGTAAAAGATAAGAGGTGAAATGGGGGCTTAGCTGATAGGAAGCTGTATAAAGAAGAGAGATTTTTTGTTATGATACAAAAATGCAACTTAAAGAGCAGGTGTAACCCATAACAACTGACTTCGACAATTGGTTTGTAATCGGAATCAGCTAAAAATCTTAGGTGTGAGTGAAAAAGGAAAGTTAAGAGGGGAAAAAGCAGAATTTAACCAGTCGGAAAGTTTGAAGAGAAACAATCCGCGTTTAAACCTTAAAAGAAAGAGGGCTAACGGAGAAATCTTTGTTAGTCCTCTAATATTATTGTATTCCCCCTATTTTTACTAAACTGCCCAGTACTACCATTACTACCCCTATGAGGGTAACACAGATGATATGTACCGCCATTTCGGGCAACTTGTTGAGCTGACCTTTGCGCAGTTTGGGCAAAACGCGCGTTTGTGCCGAAATAGCAAAACAAATAGAGGTGAGCAAGCAAGTGAGTTTCAGTGATACTACGCGCTCAATAGGAGTAGCGAAAGAAAACCAAGAACTCAAACCTGCATTGTAGTCGTAAGCCATCAAAATACCTGTGATAACTAATACGGCAAGTGAGGGCATTCCGATAGGCTC is from Capnocytophaga ochracea DSM 7271 and encodes:
- a CDS encoding CopD family protein, producing MYTHHLILILHLIAATIWVGGHLVLAIGFLPKALKRKDFSFIANFEKTYEPIGMPSLAVLVITGILMAYDYNAGLSSWFSFATPIERVVSLKLTCLLTSICFAISAQTRVLPKLRKGQLNKLPEMAVHIICVTLIGVVMVVLGSLVKIGGIQ
- a CDS encoding SusC/RagA family TonB-linked outer membrane protein, yielding MDRLHSYKTKLLMLAWLFGLCVGAQSLFAQTVKGKVVDEDNMPLMGATVLEVGTKNGVTSDFDGNFQLSLKNGNATLEISFMGYKSTKVQVQNRNSITVKLLPETTELKEVVVVGYGTQKKETVTGAISSVKGNKLVENAVANVSNALVGRMPGITSTQSSGEPGRNATTIRIRGVSTFNASSQEPLVVVDGIQSSMNAVNAMDPYEIESINLLKDASATAVYGVKGANGVVVVTTKRGRSGAPKVSLTYNFGMSQLATQLDLLSSYDYARFRNEAIRNDNDPSNFDKLFSESGFHNELWKFKNNRDYTPQEVEAMNLTPEQKQALLNSPALYYTSHNYFKEAFGGVSPQTQFNLNVSGGSEKTRYFTSLGYFYQGGTFKETNYHNADVNSKYQRYNFRSNFDFELTDRTNLTLDLAAVSSKVGGILGSEQDGDVNSETARKKSMLVHILANTPFAGPGIVDGRLIDGYVDGVNPLVGKGGTGYSVLSSLLWRPYLTTYQTDLNLNLKLKHKLDYITQGLSISGTFSYNDLYRKGVKRERSIPSYSVTRNPKNPAELLFFGGRLKHTTLTDRFKSSKWRRLYFEVATNYDRSFGKHNITALLLANGQKTYDPGFEFNVPAGIMGLAGRVTYDYDRRYLIEGNMGYNGTENFAPGKRFGFFPAFSLGWVVTNEKFFPKNNILTYLKLRGSYGEVGNDQVGGRRFLYLPSTWGYGYEGYRNDGYGAGGYYFGSSDGTTKDPFYTGAWETRVGNPNVTWERAKKSNAGIDLNMFKDRLTINADVFQEKRDNILWNRGTVPGIVGSDLPASNIGKVTNKGYEVQVHWGDKIGEFTYGIGGNVSYAKNKIDYRDEPNNPHPWMNETGYSIGQYRGYLTNGFYNTWQEVMQRPYSRFDGNKVQPGDLRYVDVNGDGVIDEKDRVPIGYANFPRYTFGANLNVGYKGFEISVLFTGTAQGSMPLDFYTRNPFYMGTGAAFQHQYDGRWTPEKAQNGITPTFPRASMRTGDNINGLFSDFWLLSTDHIKLKNIEVSYLLQKKMWLDKAGISSVKLSVSGNNLYTWSKMHDGYDPEQQDSNGAASGYLYPMTRTYSVGLNVQF